A stretch of the Hippoglossus hippoglossus isolate fHipHip1 chromosome 1, fHipHip1.pri, whole genome shotgun sequence genome encodes the following:
- the dcaf15 gene encoding DDB1- and CUL4-associated factor 15 isoform X1 — MAPSSKSEKDDGKQKAQRRRKDHVVKLLMRGKLSGQFSQRLFRKLPPRVYVPLKNIVSEEFLRAGHIFLGFTKCGRYVLSYTSDCGEDDDFSFYSYHLYWWEFNLHSRLKQVHHVRLFAGEEIYSDLYLTVCEWPNDHSKIVIFGFNTRSSSSVLMNLMMSDENNRDIYITIASMPPPKPCSVCCPVPSATTIRTGSGECLEHGYLINSRYQVVYPFPTFQPAFQLKKDQVILLNTSYSLVACGISLCSGKEGQSSQILYTKRAALSSQTSSSPSSTSLASPSSLPQGSPESCLTPSRPAPIPSSPSQSQAAARAREFAADLFRRAQGGGGGGAGPKEAEGQQERKTDEGEKETAPTPGEKGLTGERRRERREEERRTSLPQASTSTGHHSFNQCPEQVMSPESSSSSPSSPPTPSSSQEVGPCEPGYVNYSHLHYCLHQPGAAEQNTGGDTESYEDDKVQLPFTVTDLKGRNLQLVTGPHNGQSVCVEQLTLDFEYLINEVIRNDAAWATQFCSFSDYDVVILEVCPETNTVMINIGLLLLAFSNSDEEHCRPNTYHSNLQVSWNLNTGVCCTVGVGDLTEVKGQTSGSVWSSYRKSCVNTVMKWLVPESTSRYINRMTNEALHKGSSLQVLADSDRCTWIVL; from the exons ATGGCGCCCAGCTCGAAATCCGAGAAGGACGACGGCAAACAGAAGGCTCAAAGGAGACGCAAAGACCACGTCGTGAAGCTTCTCATGCGGGGGAAG ctgtcagGTCAGTTTTCTCAGCGCCTGTTCAGGAAGCTCCCGCCTCGAGTGTATGTCCCTCTGAAAAACATTGTCAGCGAGGAGTTCCTGAGAGCAGG ACACATCTTTCTTGGCTTCACCAAATGTGGCCGCTATGTTCTGTCCTACACCAGCGACTGCGGAGAAGATGATGACTTCTCTTTCTATTCCTACCATCTCTATTGGTGGGAGTTCAATTTGCATAGTAGGCTCAAACAG GTCCATCATGTGCGTCTGTTTGCGGGCGAGGAAATCTACAGTGACCTCtacctgactgtgtgtgagtggccAAATGACCACTCCAAAATTGTCATCTTTGGTTTCAA TACACGCAGCTCAAGCTCTGTTCTGATGAACTTGATGATGAGTGATGAGAACAACAGAGATATTTATATCACCATCGCCTCCATGCCGCCTCCTAAACCTTGCTCTGTCTGCTGCCCAGTTCCCTCAGCCACTACCATACGCACAG GGAGTGGCGAGTGTCTCGAACATGGCTACTTGATCAACAGCAGGTACCAGGTGGTGTATCCCTTCCCCACTTTCCAGCCAGCTTTCCAGCTGAAGAAGGACCAGGTTATTCTGTTGAACACGAGCTACTCTCTGGTGGCCTGCGGCATCTCGCTCTGCTCAG GTAAGGAGGGTCAGTCATCACAGATCCTCTACACCAAGAGAGCAGCATTGTCAAGTCAAACCTCCTCATCtccgtcctccacctccttggCCTCTCCTTCGTCACTACCTCAGGGATCTCCCGAAAGTTGTCTGACACCTAGCAGGCCTGCTCCGATCCCTTCGTCTCCGAGCCAGTCGCAGGCAGCAGCGAGAGCCCGGGAGTTTGCAGCTGACCTCTTCAGGAGGgcgcagggaggaggaggaggaggagcagggccGAAGGAAGCTGAGGGCCAACAAGAGAGGAAAACTGATGAAGGTGAAAAAGAGACAGCGCCGACACCAGGAGAAAAAGGGTTaactggagagaggaggagagagaggagggaggaggagagacggacTAGTTTACCACAAGCATCAACATCCACTGGGCACCACAGTTTTAATCAGTGCCCGGAACAAGTGATGTCTCCTGaatcctcttcctcatcaccttcatctcctccaACCCCGTCCTCATCCCAGGAGGTCGGACCCTGTGAGCCTGGATATGTGAACTACTCACACCTACACTACTGCCTCCACCAGCCAGGGGCAGCAGAGCAGAATACAGGAGGTGACACAGAGA GTTATGAAGATGATAAGGTTCAGCTGCCTTTCACAGTGACTGATCTGAAAGGGCGGAACCTGCAGCTGGTCACTGGGCCACACAATGGACAG agtgtgtgtgttgagcagcTGACTCTCGACTTTGAGTATCTGATCAATGAGGTGATCAGGAACGATGCTGCCTGGGCCACACAGTTCTGTTCCTTCAGTGACTATGATGTGGTGATATTAGAG GTGTGTCCAGAGACCAACACTGTGATGATAAACATTGGTCTGCTGTTGCTGGCGTTCTCCAACTCGGATGAGGAGCACTGCAG GCCCAACACCTACCATTCCAACCTGCAGGTGAGCTGGAACTTAAACACAGGGGTGTGTTGCACTGTGGGTGTTGGAGACCTGacagaggttaaaggtcaaaccAG TGGGAGTGTGTGGAGCTCTTACAGGAAGTCCTGTGTGAACACAGTGATGAAGTGGCTGGTTCCTGAGAGCACCTCTCGCTACATCAATCGCATGACCAACGAAGCTCTACACAAAG GCTCGTCTCTGCAGGTGTTGGCGGACAGCGACAGATGTACCTGGATTGTATTATGA
- the dcaf15 gene encoding DDB1- and CUL4-associated factor 15 isoform X2, which yields MAPSSKSEKDDGKQKAQRRRKDHVVKLLMRGKLSGQFSQRLFRKLPPRVYVPLKNIVSEEFLRAGHIFLGFTKCGRYVLSYTSDCGEDDDFSFYSYHLYWWEFNLHSRLKQVHHVRLFAGEEIYSDLYLTVCEWPNDHSKIVIFGFNTRSSSSVLMNLMMSDENNRDIYITIASMPPPKPCSVCCPVPSATTIRTGSGECLEHGYLINSRYQVVYPFPTFQPAFQLKKDQVILLNTSYSLVACGISLCSGKEGQSSQILYTKRAALSSQTSSSPSSTSLASPSSLPQGSPESCLTPSRPAPIPSSPSQSQAAARAREFAADLFRRAQGGGGGGAGPKEAEGQQERKTDEGEKETAPTPGEKGLTGERRRERREEERRTSLPQASTSTGHHSFNQCPEQVMSPESSSSSPSSPPTPSSSQEVGPCEPGYVNYSHLHYCLHQPGAAEQNTGGYEDDKVQLPFTVTDLKGRNLQLVTGPHNGQSVCVEQLTLDFEYLINEVIRNDAAWATQFCSFSDYDVVILEVCPETNTVMINIGLLLLAFSNSDEEHCRPNTYHSNLQVSWNLNTGVCCTVGVGDLTEVKGQTSGSVWSSYRKSCVNTVMKWLVPESTSRYINRMTNEALHKGSSLQVLADSDRCTWIVL from the exons ATGGCGCCCAGCTCGAAATCCGAGAAGGACGACGGCAAACAGAAGGCTCAAAGGAGACGCAAAGACCACGTCGTGAAGCTTCTCATGCGGGGGAAG ctgtcagGTCAGTTTTCTCAGCGCCTGTTCAGGAAGCTCCCGCCTCGAGTGTATGTCCCTCTGAAAAACATTGTCAGCGAGGAGTTCCTGAGAGCAGG ACACATCTTTCTTGGCTTCACCAAATGTGGCCGCTATGTTCTGTCCTACACCAGCGACTGCGGAGAAGATGATGACTTCTCTTTCTATTCCTACCATCTCTATTGGTGGGAGTTCAATTTGCATAGTAGGCTCAAACAG GTCCATCATGTGCGTCTGTTTGCGGGCGAGGAAATCTACAGTGACCTCtacctgactgtgtgtgagtggccAAATGACCACTCCAAAATTGTCATCTTTGGTTTCAA TACACGCAGCTCAAGCTCTGTTCTGATGAACTTGATGATGAGTGATGAGAACAACAGAGATATTTATATCACCATCGCCTCCATGCCGCCTCCTAAACCTTGCTCTGTCTGCTGCCCAGTTCCCTCAGCCACTACCATACGCACAG GGAGTGGCGAGTGTCTCGAACATGGCTACTTGATCAACAGCAGGTACCAGGTGGTGTATCCCTTCCCCACTTTCCAGCCAGCTTTCCAGCTGAAGAAGGACCAGGTTATTCTGTTGAACACGAGCTACTCTCTGGTGGCCTGCGGCATCTCGCTCTGCTCAG GTAAGGAGGGTCAGTCATCACAGATCCTCTACACCAAGAGAGCAGCATTGTCAAGTCAAACCTCCTCATCtccgtcctccacctccttggCCTCTCCTTCGTCACTACCTCAGGGATCTCCCGAAAGTTGTCTGACACCTAGCAGGCCTGCTCCGATCCCTTCGTCTCCGAGCCAGTCGCAGGCAGCAGCGAGAGCCCGGGAGTTTGCAGCTGACCTCTTCAGGAGGgcgcagggaggaggaggaggaggagcagggccGAAGGAAGCTGAGGGCCAACAAGAGAGGAAAACTGATGAAGGTGAAAAAGAGACAGCGCCGACACCAGGAGAAAAAGGGTTaactggagagaggaggagagagaggagggaggaggagagacggacTAGTTTACCACAAGCATCAACATCCACTGGGCACCACAGTTTTAATCAGTGCCCGGAACAAGTGATGTCTCCTGaatcctcttcctcatcaccttcatctcctccaACCCCGTCCTCATCCCAGGAGGTCGGACCCTGTGAGCCTGGATATGTGAACTACTCACACCTACACTACTGCCTCCACCAGCCAGGGGCAGCAGAGCAGAATACAGGAG GTTATGAAGATGATAAGGTTCAGCTGCCTTTCACAGTGACTGATCTGAAAGGGCGGAACCTGCAGCTGGTCACTGGGCCACACAATGGACAG agtgtgtgtgttgagcagcTGACTCTCGACTTTGAGTATCTGATCAATGAGGTGATCAGGAACGATGCTGCCTGGGCCACACAGTTCTGTTCCTTCAGTGACTATGATGTGGTGATATTAGAG GTGTGTCCAGAGACCAACACTGTGATGATAAACATTGGTCTGCTGTTGCTGGCGTTCTCCAACTCGGATGAGGAGCACTGCAG GCCCAACACCTACCATTCCAACCTGCAGGTGAGCTGGAACTTAAACACAGGGGTGTGTTGCACTGTGGGTGTTGGAGACCTGacagaggttaaaggtcaaaccAG TGGGAGTGTGTGGAGCTCTTACAGGAAGTCCTGTGTGAACACAGTGATGAAGTGGCTGGTTCCTGAGAGCACCTCTCGCTACATCAATCGCATGACCAACGAAGCTCTACACAAAG GCTCGTCTCTGCAGGTGTTGGCGGACAGCGACAGATGTACCTGGATTGTATTATGA